The following proteins are co-located in the Brachyhypopomus gauderio isolate BG-103 unplaced genomic scaffold, BGAUD_0.2 sc90, whole genome shotgun sequence genome:
- the LOC143493618 gene encoding uncharacterized protein LOC143493618 isoform X2 — protein sequence MARGKLSQVLREIADELDKPSTSAATSVAVDLNQSTSSAAAQSSTGSAQHIHPVDAEVARLFRPYKGRPLSRRQTFGQLRQPCSYTHTFCCLSDKNAESVPTRQLKRRLSTFGLGEKRVTYRGNHKSPDEFKRFLLEAYPKLRQGGGFELLRIAGTTKSRQLSIIPCPREGYDVNYLKDPQTQIGHATVFIRPLQRNLDMDNEPEAEICEEVAGPPQECMTCGAEFPFATIKFHSDECLRLEK from the exons ATGGCACGTGGAAAGTTGTCCCAGGTCCTGCGAGAAATCGCAGATGAGCTGGATAAGC CGTCAACATCTGCAGCAACCTCAGTCGCAGTCGATCTGAACCAGT CAACCTCGTCTGCAGCGGCTCAGTCAAGCACAGGTTCAGCTCAACATATACACCCTGTAGATG CGGAAGTTGCCAGACTGTTTCGGCCATATAAAGGAAGACCGCTGTCCAGGCGTCAAACGTTTGGACAATTAAGACAGCCCTGTTCATATACTCATACGTTCTGCTGTCTGTCGGACAAAAATGCAGAATCTGTTCCTACTCGTCAGCTGAAACGGCGACTGAGCACATTTGGTTTAGGGGAGAAGCGCGTTACCTATCGAG GCAACCATAAAAGTCCAGATGAATTCAAAAGGTTCCTTTTGGAGGCGTATCCCAAACTGAGACAGGGTGGTGGATTTGAGCTCTTGAGAATTGCTGGTACAACTAAAAGTAGGCAACTGAGTATCATACCTTGTCCCAGGGAAGGATATGATGTGAATTATTTAAAGGATCCACAGACTCAAATAGGTCACGCTACAGTATTCATTCGCCCACTACAGAGGAATCTTGATATGGACAAT GAACCTGAGGCAGAGATTTGTGAAGAGGTAGCTGGACCACCTCAAGAATGCATGACATGTGGTGCTGAATTTCCCTTTGCAACAATCAAGTTTCACAGTGATGAGTGCCTAAG ATTGGAAAAATGA